One genomic segment of Actinoplanes ianthinogenes includes these proteins:
- a CDS encoding class I SAM-dependent methyltransferase, whose amino-acid sequence MIDYDEAYRTDTAPWDIGKPQPALTALLDYGVRGPKVLDLGCGTGDLALALARRGYHVTGIDISPVAIERARAKATGLTATFDVQDATALHLPNAPFDTIIDCGLLHNLHRYGGLDAYLAQLPGLAEPGTMLYVLAISAEAGDTWTITRDQLTQWFPEPTWTDTTIKDVPVTAEVGDEKLTMPGYLLRTFRAYTT is encoded by the coding sequence ATGATCGACTACGACGAGGCGTACCGCACCGACACCGCACCCTGGGACATCGGCAAACCCCAGCCCGCCCTCACCGCCCTGCTCGACTACGGCGTCCGCGGCCCCAAAGTCCTCGACCTCGGCTGCGGCACCGGCGACCTCGCCCTCGCCCTGGCCCGCCGCGGCTACCACGTCACCGGCATCGACATCTCACCCGTCGCCATCGAACGCGCCCGTGCCAAAGCCACCGGCCTCACCGCCACCTTCGACGTCCAGGACGCCACCGCCCTGCACCTGCCGAACGCGCCCTTCGACACCATCATCGACTGCGGCCTGCTGCACAACCTGCACCGATACGGCGGCCTCGACGCCTACCTCGCCCAGCTACCCGGCCTCGCCGAACCCGGCACCATGCTCTACGTCCTGGCCATCTCCGCCGAAGCCGGCGACACCTGGACCATCACCCGCGACCAGCTCACCCAATGGTTCCCCGAACCCACCTGGACCGACACCACCATCAAAGACGTCCCCGTCACCGCCGAAGTCGGCGACGAAAAACTCACCATGCCCGGCTACCTGCTGCGCACCTTCCGCGCCTACACCACCTGA
- a CDS encoding metallophosphoesterase: MARIVIVGDVGGCAGELERVVLPLAGDPDTIVIQVGDLVDRGPDSAGVLRLVGERLAAGRWIQLIGNHEAQYLGGVAFWPQPLAESDAAVLRSWWLREWLRVAAAVRTADGEELLLCHAGLTLPAWRELGAPVTAATAADLLNTRPEPLLWDYDGPLWAEAGSRLYPSWLTGVASLPFSQVHGHSSVVRFADRQWACEERIRVRTTVDWDARHTVTRCSGGRFLGVDPKHGTTGAARWAPVVLPDARLIA; this comes from the coding sequence ATGGCGCGGATCGTGATCGTCGGGGATGTCGGTGGTTGTGCCGGCGAGTTGGAGCGGGTGGTGCTGCCGCTGGCCGGCGATCCGGACACGATCGTGATCCAGGTCGGGGATCTGGTGGACCGGGGGCCGGACTCGGCGGGGGTGTTGCGGCTGGTCGGCGAGCGGCTGGCCGCGGGCCGGTGGATTCAGCTGATCGGCAACCATGAGGCGCAGTATCTGGGCGGGGTGGCGTTCTGGCCGCAGCCGCTGGCCGAGTCGGACGCGGCGGTGTTGCGGTCCTGGTGGTTGCGGGAGTGGCTGCGGGTCGCCGCGGCGGTGCGGACCGCCGACGGTGAGGAGCTGCTGCTGTGTCATGCCGGGCTGACGCTGCCGGCCTGGCGGGAGCTGGGGGCGCCGGTGACCGCGGCGACGGCGGCGGATCTGCTGAACACGCGGCCGGAGCCGTTGTTGTGGGACTACGACGGGCCGTTGTGGGCCGAGGCCGGGTCGCGGCTGTATCCGTCGTGGCTGACCGGGGTGGCGTCGCTGCCGTTCTCGCAGGTGCACGGGCATTCGTCGGTGGTGCGGTTCGCGGACCGGCAGTGGGCGTGCGAGGAGCGGATCCGGGTGCGGACCACGGTGGACTGGGATGCCCGGCACACGGTGACCCGGTGCAGCGGTGGCCGGTTCCTCGGGGTGGATCCGAAGCACGGGACCACCGGGGCCGCGCGGTGGGCGCCGGTGGTGTTGCCGGACGCGCGGCTAATCGCCTAG
- a CDS encoding SAM-dependent methyltransferase, translating to MGESTPAGLDTSTMHPARRYNYWLGGKDHFAADRASGDLIEKFHPTIRTTARENRAFLRRAVHHLAADAGIDQFLDIGTGLPTADNTHEVAQRANPDARVVYVDNDPMVMAHARALLDGAGATCYIEQDLRNPGAILADPQLTDTIDLSRPVGLTLVAVLHFIPTHQQARDIVGELLAALAPGSHLILTHGTTDFATPHERAYAEQLLRGGPADAYPRSHDQIAEYFTGLHLIEPGLVPVSDWRPNPDAPRPSAHDVALYGGVARLGD from the coding sequence ATGGGGGAGAGCACACCCGCCGGGCTGGACACCTCGACCATGCACCCGGCCCGCCGCTACAACTACTGGCTCGGCGGCAAGGACCACTTCGCCGCCGACCGCGCATCCGGCGACCTGATCGAGAAATTCCACCCCACCATCCGGACCACCGCCCGGGAGAACCGCGCGTTCCTGCGACGCGCCGTGCACCACCTGGCCGCCGACGCCGGCATCGACCAGTTCCTCGACATCGGCACCGGGCTGCCCACCGCCGACAACACCCACGAGGTCGCCCAGCGTGCCAACCCGGACGCCCGCGTCGTCTACGTCGACAACGACCCGATGGTGATGGCACACGCCCGCGCCCTGCTCGACGGCGCCGGCGCCACCTGCTACATCGAGCAGGACCTGCGCAACCCGGGCGCCATCCTGGCCGACCCGCAGCTCACCGACACCATCGACCTGAGCCGCCCGGTCGGGCTCACCCTGGTCGCCGTCCTGCACTTCATCCCCACCCACCAGCAGGCCCGCGACATCGTCGGCGAACTGCTCGCCGCGCTCGCCCCCGGCAGCCACCTCATCCTCACCCACGGCACCACCGACTTCGCCACCCCACACGAACGCGCGTACGCCGAGCAGCTGCTGCGCGGCGGCCCCGCCGACGCCTACCCGCGCAGCCACGACCAGATCGCCGAGTACTTCACCGGCCTGCACCTGATCGAGCCCGGCCTCGTCCCGGTCAGCGACTGGCGCCCCAACCCGGACGCGCCGCGCCCCAGCGCCCACGACGTCGCCCTTTACGGCGGCGTCGCCCGGCTAGGCGATTAG
- a CDS encoding HEAT repeat domain-containing protein yields MANLVHLTPEDRARRIVRSGVAARSLGGAGERGVYCMPVLTSYMLTHQWVRELRRWHPGVLAAVDLRISDDEPVLVGRYNREPERCPAARAVALVREAADPRGFEIFVPRAISAGEVRRVRSVAQGIGWRHKPDAHGVQPCTCPACIQPGTPKVARLRRRLPDEDFRPRRTKPELMAQLRGAATVEDVCDALWGLGERSRGGAEELAFLVDHPDPDVRELLYDVLESYRGKAARELRARLLSNADWL; encoded by the coding sequence ATGGCGAACCTGGTGCATCTCACTCCCGAAGACCGGGCGCGGCGGATTGTCCGTTCCGGTGTGGCCGCGCGCAGTCTTGGCGGAGCCGGTGAACGGGGCGTCTACTGCATGCCGGTGCTTACCTCCTACATGCTCACCCATCAGTGGGTACGCGAGCTGCGGCGCTGGCACCCGGGCGTGCTCGCCGCCGTGGACCTGCGCATTTCCGACGACGAGCCGGTCCTGGTCGGCCGGTACAACCGGGAGCCAGAGCGCTGCCCGGCTGCGCGGGCCGTTGCCCTAGTGCGCGAGGCAGCCGATCCGCGTGGCTTCGAGATCTTCGTGCCCCGTGCAATCTCGGCCGGCGAAGTGCGTCGAGTCCGAAGCGTGGCGCAGGGCATCGGCTGGCGGCACAAGCCGGACGCGCACGGCGTCCAGCCGTGTACCTGTCCAGCCTGCATTCAACCCGGTACCCCCAAGGTGGCCCGGCTGCGTCGCCGCTTGCCGGATGAGGACTTCAGGCCCCGGAGGACCAAGCCGGAGCTGATGGCGCAGCTGCGCGGCGCGGCGACGGTTGAGGACGTCTGTGACGCACTGTGGGGGCTCGGCGAGCGCAGCCGGGGCGGCGCCGAAGAGCTCGCTTTCCTCGTCGACCACCCCGACCCGGACGTGCGCGAGCTGCTCTACGACGTGCTGGAGTCCTATCGCGGCAAGGCCGCCCGCGAGTTGCGGGCCAGGCTGCTGAGCAACGCCGACTGGCTCTGA
- a CDS encoding TetR/AcrR family transcriptional regulator, protein MSPDEVRLAVVRAMVPLMAEFETLSMAGIARSAGVGEDELLAVFPDKEAAAQAFVETFTRAWAEVTDPVGELRAMSGIGVELPLAARLVAVAEILDGYHERLRVDVGELLASVPVADGSGGRAEDLRAFGASAQLREAVVRVLEPDGRRLRFPVPALAEVFVAMVFGGVRPLPADQVVDLFLHGALAAGQGSAPDPAIG, encoded by the coding sequence ATGAGTCCTGACGAGGTGCGGCTGGCCGTGGTGCGGGCGATGGTGCCGCTGATGGCCGAGTTCGAGACGCTGAGCATGGCGGGGATCGCGCGGTCGGCGGGTGTCGGTGAGGATGAGCTGCTGGCGGTCTTCCCGGACAAGGAGGCGGCCGCGCAGGCGTTTGTGGAGACGTTCACGCGGGCGTGGGCCGAGGTGACCGATCCGGTGGGCGAGTTGCGGGCGATGTCCGGGATCGGGGTGGAGTTGCCGCTCGCCGCGCGGCTGGTCGCGGTGGCCGAGATTCTGGACGGCTATCACGAGCGGTTGCGGGTCGATGTCGGCGAGTTGCTGGCGAGTGTTCCGGTGGCGGACGGTTCGGGTGGGCGGGCGGAGGATCTGCGGGCGTTCGGTGCTTCGGCGCAGCTGCGGGAGGCTGTCGTGCGGGTGCTGGAGCCGGATGGGCGGCGTCTGCGGTTTCCGGTGCCGGCGCTGGCGGAGGTGTTCGTCGCGATGGTGTTCGGTGGGGTGCGGCCGTTGCCGGCCGATCAGGTGGTCGACCTGTTCCTGCACGGGGCGCTGGCCGCCGGTCAGGGTTCGGCTCCGGACCCCGCGATCGGTTAG
- a CDS encoding metallophosphoesterase family protein: protein MRLAVISDVHGNLPALDAVLAAIDGDGVDVTVNLGDLLSGYVQPAQTADRLIEIGLPTVAGNHERQVLTLPEDRKGMADRITTGLLTGAHLSWLASLPMTLSPALRVLAFHGTPTDDLQYLLHTVDAGGARAATVDEVRERLGDVTGYDLLLCGHTHLPGSLRLPGGPLIVNPGSVGWPAYTDDAPFPHEMAAGTPHARYALVDDVSGRWEVTFRQVEYPWEAAAGCAESFGRPDVAAALRTGRN, encoded by the coding sequence ATGCGGCTCGCGGTGATCTCCGATGTGCACGGCAACCTTCCGGCGCTCGACGCGGTGCTGGCCGCGATCGACGGCGACGGCGTGGACGTGACGGTGAACCTCGGGGATCTGCTGTCCGGTTATGTCCAGCCCGCGCAGACCGCGGACCGGCTGATCGAGATCGGTCTGCCGACGGTCGCCGGCAACCACGAACGGCAGGTGCTGACGCTTCCGGAGGACCGCAAGGGGATGGCCGACCGGATCACCACCGGCCTGCTGACCGGCGCGCACCTGAGCTGGCTGGCGTCGCTGCCGATGACGTTGTCGCCGGCGCTGCGGGTGCTCGCCTTCCACGGCACCCCCACCGACGACCTGCAATATCTGCTGCACACCGTCGATGCGGGCGGGGCCCGGGCGGCGACGGTGGACGAGGTCCGGGAGCGCCTCGGTGACGTCACCGGCTACGACCTGCTGCTGTGCGGGCACACGCATCTGCCCGGGTCGCTGCGGCTGCCGGGCGGGCCGCTGATCGTGAACCCGGGCAGTGTCGGCTGGCCCGCGTACACCGACGACGCGCCGTTCCCGCACGAGATGGCGGCCGGCACCCCGCACGCCCGGTATGCGCTGGTCGACGACGTGTCCGGCCGGTGGGAGGTGACGTTCCGGCAGGTCGAGTACCCGTGGGAGGCCGCGGCCGGGTGCGCCGAGAGCTTCGGGCGCCCGGATGTGGCGGCCGCGCTGCGGACGGGACGTAACTGA